GCCACAGCAATTGTCGAGATTGGAGCTTGTGGCATGTTGCAGGCAGTCGCTGACTGGAGTTCCGTTAATAATGTTGTTAAAACGCGATGCGTTGATAAGCGCTCTCGTTTTGACGCTCTAttatgtgggcgtggctgttgCCCACCACGATAAACGTGAGTTTGTGACAATGGGCGTAAGGAATGGCAGGCGTGGCAGTAATAGATCATCTCCACAACGATTTGGTGGCATGGTCATCGATGGCATTGGCTTCCACTACACGTTACGCTTTCAGCCGGGATTTCATCCACTGAAGATTGCTCAGCAGGAGGAGCCACAAATGACAATGGCACCACCTCCTGAAATGGCAACAGAACCTCCGACAATCGCGCCACCTGATGAACCGGAGCCAACGATCCCAATGCGTCCGACAACGGAGCCACTGCCAGATCCACCTGATCCACCGCCCTCCACGGACATGATGCCCACACCTGACATGATGCCGAGTGCAATGCCAACGCCAAGACCTACGATGAGACCATCAGTGCCACCCACTCCCTCCAGCACTCGCACCGCCATCATGCAGCCACAAACATTTCCCGGCAAACTGGCCAACAAGTTGAAGCAGCTCATCTTTGGCTCACCGGTCGAGGCGAATCTAATACTGAAGCAACCAGGTGCACCCAAAGCCAAGGGCAAAGGTTTTCTCAGTCTCTTCGAAGTGATCAAGTTTCCGAACACCAAGTGTAGTGTCTCAATTGGTGACATACGCACCATGGAGGGCACATGCTATCACGAATTCGAGTGCAAAAGCTTAGGTGGCATTCCCACCGAAAGCTGTGCCGACGGTGTTGGCGCCTGTTGTATCTGTGAGTAGGAGTACAAGTTGATCCCCACCAATCTGATCACCAATATGAAGTGTTCAACAAGTGGCTGTTTGTGGTTGATCTCATGCTTTTGTGCTTTCCCTTTCAGTTGTTAACGGTTGCGGTGATGTTACCAGCCAACAGACCGTGTACTTCGAGAGTCCCAACTATCCGCAACCGGTGCGCGAAATGATGATCTGTGTACTGATCGTTAATGTGAGAAAAGGTGTGCAGCAGCTGCGTCTcgattttcaaatgtttgagGTATttcaacatattaaaatatgtatgatTAATTCTTGTTAGAAACCTTCTTGATCGGTAGATCGTATTGATCGATAATGAGTAGATCCTCTGAATCATTagttctttttgatttttgatggACAATAAACAGATCTCTCCGATCAGTAGATTCCTCAATCGTAAGATCCCCAGgatgactgaatgactgattTAAAGTTAGATTAGATTCATTTGATCattgaaaactttattatacaaaatcaATTTCTCTAATGTTTCTAATGGCTTCATCTGATCTATATATTTCCTATCTCTTCAGCTTAGTCGTCCAACAAATGGCGACTGCTTAGATGATCAGTTCATTATATCTGGACATAATCCGAACTTCCGTATACCCATGTTATGTGGCATCAATACGGGTCAACACAGTGAGTACCAACTGCAAGATCAGCTAATCTTACACTAATTCTTCATACTTAACTCTAAGTTTATGTACACGTCGGTGACTCTAATGAGAGCAAGGTATATCTATCGGTATTTGTCAAGGTCTCAACCGGAGCACGATCTTTCAATATCAAGATCAGTCAAATTGAGGACGATCTTGCACCAGATAATTGCCTGCAATATTTCAGCGATGGTGAGGGTATTATCAAGTCCTTCAACTATGATGTGGATGGCAGCATTGTGTATAATCGCGAGGCCACCTATTTTGTTAGTAATGCGTAGCAATTCTTAAATCATTTGAGATTGATATGTCATTGAATTCTTTATAGAACAATCTAAATTATGCCATTTGCTTGGCACGATCCAAGAATGTATGTAGTGTGAGTTACAATACAGAGCAACTGGGTGGCGATCAACCCGACTTTCAGATCATCAACAAGGATGAGGGTGAGTCATAACTGTAGTATATGTAAATGGTATTGAAGAGCTCTAACTTGAGTGTGATTTCTTTGCAGCTGAGAATGATCTAGTGGCTGATGGTCAGGCTGGCGCTGGCATCTTCAATTGCCCAGATGATTTCATAGCTGTCAATTCGGTGCGGCTGTGCGGGGAGAGGTTGAACGATGGCATCGAGAATGAAGACTTCACCATGCATGCCACAGTGAGGGATATTGCCGCTGGACCCATTGTGTTGCCCTTTCGCACCGATGCTGAATATGTGGGTCGTGGTTTTCGTCTCGTCTACAGGCAGGAATTGTGTGTCTAAGATGGATACGGTTACGGTTAcggttatcgttatcgttatcgttacgGTTACGGTTAGATTTACTGTTACTGTAACTGTTAGCACCCATAGTTCATAGACTGtatatatctgtatgtatttatgtatgtatgatgaTGACGTTGTTGTTTGCATTAAAGTTTGGAATATGTTACGCTTCAGTCCAAATCTGGAATCGACTTGAGGGCCTTTCGTTTGGTTGCTATGGGAAAACTTGACATGCATGCGACCATTTCCGTTCCCGTTCCCTTTACTGTTCCCTGCTCAGTGCCGGTGCCTGTGTTAATGTGTTTTATGTATTTCAACGGAATTAGTTTTGTCCACGCCCACCCCCTTCAAAACTACCGCCCACCTTAGCCGGTCTGGGCGGTCTGCAAGTTCGTAGTTCACAGTGTATCGCGTTGGTGTCGGTTGACAGGTTTATTTACAACAGATTTTCAGATTTTCAGATTTTCAGATTTCCAGATTTCCAGATTTTCATATCCCTTGCTGCCACCTCTGACAACTATGACGAAATCTATAACTTGCCGCATCGTCGCGACTccgttgcaagttgcagttgTAGAGTCGTTGCTAGGGTTGCCCCTGCTGATGTCGTGGTGTTGGTTTCTAtgcttaaatttgtaataaatttgattttttcctTTCGATTGCGAATTTTCATTGTTCCTTTTGGCTGTCGTCGTCGTATGATAAAGTCACAATTAACCCACGCCTTTTTCGTAGCGGTACTCttacatatatttgcatatcatTTTGATTGTTTGGATCGTTGTCTGGGCCGCTGACATGGTGATGACTAAAagtgtgcaacaacaacaacaacaacatctgcaACATCGACAAGAAACCAACAATCATAaaatagacaacaacaaatattgcaTGCAATCGTTTTGAAGTTTGTCATCATATGGCGTCTGATGCCTTGCACAGTGGGGCAAGTTTCAAATgcaataactaatttttaaaaacattataaatataaggTTAACGCTTTCATGAGTTAACTAATGCATATGCTATTTCGAAAGAATagattatttaagtattttaaaagttattcaaacttagtatttaaaatttttttgaaaaatatatatttatcaattattaatttttttttaaactttggactgtcatagctttattaaaatttaatcggCTTCCAAGAGAAAAGTGTATTTTTTGATAATGTTGATCTGgtatctaaaatttatttatttcgcaaattaaaatttattctgaTACAAATACCAATggtttttgaatatatatttagataataaataataaaaataatttaatatattaaattagtGATCGAATGTACCAGCAAATAAGGAacttaacaattttaacaCAATTGCAATAGCAATCGTCTTTCTatcctttgatatttgaatcaagcaatttttaaaattttttttatcaattttgttCACTGTGTCAATagcaacataaataaaaccgTAAAGctgaaaagtataaaataaaaatccctTCAGGGCGTAACGTGCACTACattagaaattgaaaatcCACCGACaccaacgacgacgacgacggcgtcACTTTGGACCTGGCCAAAAAGTAAAACATGAGAATCTTTATGCCATGCCATGTCTGTTGGCCAAAAAGCGCCGCTTGAtggaaattacaaaaataaaaaaaaaaaaaaatgaaatgaaatgaaagaaataaaaatcaaagtatCAGCCAAGACAGTTTCACAGAGGGGGCAGCTGGGGGGAGCTTAGGCCTGTCATGGAGCGTGCATGCCAACGCCTTTTGTCACAGTGTTGCGACTCTTCCGTCCTCGACTTGGTTGGGGGTGTGTGATTGTGAGATCTGTGGCAACAGTTTGAGCATTTGCATAAGTTAATCAATTCGCAATGAGGCAAAAGGTGAAAACTATGCAATTGACTGTCGGCAAAGCTTATCAACCAGACAGATCGcaatcgcagtcgcagtcgcaatTGTTAACTGTCGGCAATCAAGTCAAATGAATGCCAATCGAATGGCAATCGCTTCATGTCTTTTAATTGTAcccccagcagcaacaacagcaacaacaactttgggAATAACAACATCGTACAGAAAAATGTCCACAACAATCGCTGCTGGCGGTCAGTTTAAAATGAGGCGGCATACCAGAGATCACAATcgtttaacaacaacaacaaccacaacaacaacaacaacggcgaaACGCTTAAAACGTTAAGGAGTACAAAATGccaataaatttttgacaagacAAATGCTAACTTTATTAAGCGTTGCTTTGACTGGACCACCGCTTGGTATTTAATTGCCAAagttattgatttaaaatgcaacttgttttctttttgtgtgtgtgtgcgtgtgtgttggttTAATAAAGCGATCAACTGGCCAATACACTTGGGTGATCTGCTATCGACCTTATCTCTCTCTTAGCATCTAATTAAGCAATTTTCATAGCTGTGGCATTTCTTTTGGTTTCATCCTTTCGTGCTGTTGCTCTtctgcaattaatttatttgactgCTTTGGCAGTTGATCATGTTGTGGGCCTCAAGACAACAAGTTGGCGGTCCTTTAAACGGCATGGGGTCTGGCTTGGGGCATGCGGCATGAGGCATGCATCGAATGTGATTGGCGCCGCAGTTCAAATTGCCTCCTAGCTCGGCAAAGCCATAAAAATCCTGCCAGTATATTCGTAATTCAAAGTAATTAGTCATTAGCAAATGAAATGCCTTTGCTGGTAATTAGAAATGCTGGCCAATATTAATGGCTTGCTTGGGAAATTTTGAAGGCTGGAGGGAAAATAACGAAAACTATGTATGATTGATTATTcagctttaaataatttttaagaatgttCTTCTTCAGTTTAATTGTGTTTCAATTAGCCAGTTTAACAAATCAATTGAGTAAGCATTGCATTTCTTTAAGCACATAATACATGAttccttttaaatattaagctaGTGCTTGACACCTGATCCCTCAGGGCCAAGAGCCTGGGAAATTTGCAATGcattttagtattattaagCACCCACTCATAAGTCAGCGACAGACTTGACGTTCGAGTACTCTGACTCGTATTCAGCTGACATGAGCAACACCATCAAGCTGTGATTTTATGATTCACGCTTGCATTAAAGCCCCATTAAACTAGGGTAACAAATCGCGTCTAAAGTCTATGAAACAAAAGGGTAAAACAaaacctacaaaaaaaaaaaaatggctaaACTTCCAAGTTGCTGTTGAATGTTGGATATGTTTGACCGGATCGGTCGGCTGTGAATACAACAAACGACAGACTGTGCGGACAACTTCACGCCGTAATTAAACTGTCTTCGGTTGTGTTGTACAAGCGTTCAAGCATTAAGCCGTCCAAAATTCAACTGGTGCCATTtaaagtttcttttattttacatattagCTCCCCTCTGTACATACCCACACACATAGATGTATGTGTCGATTTTCACACtattttctacaaatttaacGATTCTGTTCGACTCTACGCAGAGCGCTGTGATTTTTATTGCCGCACTTTTAGCACTCTTTTGGAGTCCCTAGTGAGCTCATTGCTCACCTATTTATTTGCATCAGCATAGCATGCGTTACGTAAAAACTCGACTCGCAAATTCCCTGTATAATTTATCTTGCATTCCGTGCCTATTATTATAAACTCTACAGGAAATCTTCTTGaaacatatgcatgtatgcaactattaaatattaaatatataacatttttataaaatcaattttgagtttaacttttgttgttctcttaattttttgttgtagttgagcATTATATCCCTTTCCCAATATTCTTGGTAAGGGGTATAcaagttaaaagtgtttgTTAACGATCAGCTTACAATGGGAATTGGCACATGGGAgattttagcttttttctaAACTCTCTTTAGACTTGAaatggttttgttttgttttatgcctaaattatttgcaaaattgaaaacacTTCTGTAACTCAtaaccaacttaaatgaaaatagcTTCAAAGCActgaaaaattttactttttattgtactttgcaaatatatatagaaaaaaaatttttaatgtattgtAAAAACCCGTAATTAAGttaattgttgtaattaaatattatattttttaataaataatataatatttgtagaTACCCGACTAACCCTAATagatatgtttttttatagcCCCATTTTTGATAGTTTTAAGATTTATGAATCATTTgcatttagtttagtttaatagtttaaattaacaatttaatttccttaTTATCAAACATCTTAACAACTTTTCAATAtctaacaaaaaattcaatctGAATATCTTCTATTAACTTAGTTCGtgttttgaaacattttgaatttcactttatcataataaataaataaatgtattaattcTTTTACAGATTACCTCATTATCTTTTCAACAATCTTGCATATGCTCGCTTTGAAAGAAACGAAAAGTTTTATCGCTTAAATCGTTGGCTCTTCTTTTGTAGAATTCGACTTACTACTTACATcaacacacttacacacacataacttACACGCAGATTAGTTACACACTTTCATGTGCATTCATCAAAATATCACCACTCTGCCCAAAAAAAGAAGcctttcaaaaaatttgcttGTTAGTTAAGCGCCAAAATGGATTGCGTGTAAAAGATGTTAGAGCCGAGTGGTAAGTGGCAAGCGAGCGAGACGAGAATGGAGCGATAACAGGTGAAGAATGAAGAGGATGTGGGCAATGATGCCACTAAAAAAAAGGTGCATAAATCGCGTGAAAATGTGAAAGAAAAAAGCATTTTGACACCCAAAGCAAAAGGTGGCAGCGTTAAAGCACGTTGACTAGATGATGATtatgaatatgaaaaattaatgataGTCACAGCATGGCAACAGTTGCacgcaacacacacagacacacacacaaatacacacacacacacaacgcaCGATGCAAATGCGAATGCGCTGATTAAgcatacgcaacgttgccCACTTGAACAAACTggccagcaataacaacaacaactagactTGTCAGCGTCAATTTCACAGCGCTTATCCGTTAGTTATACGACacaagaagagagagagagggagagagagagagggagaggaagagagagggagcgtAAGAGAGATGAAGGAACTCTGGCTTTCCACTCAATtcgcatgttgttgttgcatttttaatttttattacttgcGTTTGCATTCTGTTATGGCTGTTACTTTGCATTTCATTCCGTTTTCTCCCTCCCCCCCCACTCCCCTTTTTCTCAGCGTTTCTCGTTTCTTCCATTTCGATCTTTTTGGGGTCTCTCGCTAAGCCGCGCTGCGTGCATTTTTCATTGGCTCAGTAGCCGGGTCAGTTGCAGAAAAACTTTCTATCTGCAGGAGCAACAGCTCCTCTGTCTTCTTCTGCTTACAATCAACTTGAAGCTTGACTTTCAGCCTAATCGCCCATCTGCCGTTTGCGGTCATTCGCTTAAAGATGCGCCAAgtgtcacagtcacagtcacagtccaAGCTAACTGCAGCAAAGTCCCACTTTCAGTCCACAATGTGCGTGTCTCTCTTAGAGTCTCAACCTCAGTATTAGTTTGGATTTTTAGACTGCCAGAGATTAGCGGCAAGTGCTGCAAGACTTCTGGCAAGTTGCATTTAAATGCcgcacatttatttaatttgtatttcgtttatttattgcattttcctCAACTCTTTATTTCACTGCCCCTAAGATGGCATTTGCTAGTTGCAACTTCAGATTATGCAACGCCATAGTTAATTGCTAATTAAAAGTTGGCCATTAACGGTAGGCGCTG
The genomic region above belongs to Drosophila innubila isolate TH190305 chromosome 3R unlocalized genomic scaffold, UK_Dinn_1.0 2_E_3R, whole genome shotgun sequence and contains:
- the LOC117792093 gene encoding uncharacterized protein LOC117792093, producing the protein MLLKRDALISALVLTLYYVGVAVAHHDKREFVTMGVRNGRRGSNRSSPQRFGGMVIDGIGFHYTLRFQPGFHPLKIAQQEEPQMTMAPPPEMATEPPTIAPPDEPEPTIPMRPTTEPLPDPPDPPPSTDMMPTPDMMPSAMPTPRPTMRPSVPPTPSSTRTAIMQPQTFPGKLANKLKQLIFGSPVEANLILKQPGAPKAKGKGFLSLFEVIKFPNTKCSVSIGDIRTMEGTCYHEFECKSLGGIPTESCADGVGACCIFVNGCGDVTSQQTVYFESPNYPQPVREMMICVLIVNVRKGVQQLRLDFQMFELSRPTNGDCLDDQFIISGHNPNFRIPMLCGINTGQHIYVHVGDSNESKVYLSVFVKVSTGARSFNIKISQIEDDLAPDNCLQYFSDGEGIIKSFNYDVDGSIVYNREATYFNNLNYAICLARSKNVCSVSYNTEQLGGDQPDFQIINKDEAENDLVADGQAGAGIFNCPDDFIAVNSVRLCGERLNDGIENEDFTMHATVRDIAAGPIVLPFRTDAEYVGRGFRLVYRQELCV